From a region of the Vidua macroura isolate BioBank_ID:100142 chromosome 3, ASM2450914v1, whole genome shotgun sequence genome:
- the RHOB gene encoding rho-related GTP-binding protein RhoB, whose product MAAIRKKLVVVGDGACGKTCLLIVFSKDEFPEVYVPTVFENYVADIEVDGKQVELALWDTAGQEDYDRLRPLSYPDTDVILMCFSVDSPDSLENIPEKWVPEVKHFCPNVPIILVANKKDLRNDEHVRNELARMKQEPVRTEDGRAMAIRIQAYDYLECSAKTKEGVREVFETATRAALQKRYGTQNGCINCCKVL is encoded by the coding sequence ATGGCTGCCATCCGCAAGAagctggtggtggtgggggacGGTGCCTGTGGCAAGACGTGCCTCCTTATCGTCTTCAGCAAGGACGAGTTCCCCGAGGTCTACGTGCCCACCGTCTTTGAGAACTACGTGGCGGACATCGAGGTGGACGGCAAGCAGGTGGAGCTGGCCCTGTGGGACACGGCTGGCCAGGAGGACTATGACCGCCTGCGTCCCCTTTCCTACCCGGACACCGATGTCATCCTCATGTGCTTCTCTGTGGACAGCCCGGACTCGCTGGAGAACATCCCGGAGAAGTGGGTGCCCGAAGTCAAGCACTTCTGCCCCAACGTCCCCATCATCCTGGTGGCCAACAAGAAGGACCTGCGGAACGACGAGCACGTGCGGAACGAGCTGGCCCGCATGAAGCAGGAGCCGGTGCGCACCGAGGACGGCCGGGCCATGGCCATTCGCATCCAGGCCTACGACTACCTGGAGTGCTCGGCCAAGACCAAGGAGGGTGTCCGGGAGGTCTTCGAGACTGCCACCCgggcagccctgcagaagcGCTACGGCACCCAGAACGGCTGCATCAACTGCTGCAAAGTCCTATAG